CCTGGCCCTGGTGGATGATACAGATGAACTCATGATGGTGACAGATAAAGGAATATTGATCCGCACGGATATCGGAGGTATCAACATCATTTCCCGCAATACCCAGGGCGTCAAGCTGATCAATCTGGGAGCCGGTGAAAAACTCATAGGTATTGCACGGCTTTTTGACGAGAATGGAGACACAGACGATCTTGACTCAGAAATCCAGGCGGATGACGGAGACAGTCTTCAGTAAAACGACCCATAAAGGCGCAGGGCATCGGAAACGGCTGCGGGAGCGGTTTCTTTCCGGCGGACTGGCCGGATTCCACGATTATGAGGTCATTGAACTGCTGTTGACCTTGAACACGCCCATGAAGGATTGTAAAGATGCGGCCAAGGCGTTGTTGAAAGAGTTCAAAAGTTTTCAGGCTGTGCTGGAGGCGGATGTGAACGATCTGTGTCGAATTCCGGGAGTCGGACCGGTCAACAGTCTGGGAATCCGTCTGGTCAAAGCGGTGGCGGAACGATATCTGGAGACAAAAGTCGTTGAACGGGATGTGGTGAACAATCCGGATGAGCTGGTGGATTATTTGAATCATACCATCGGGTTTAAAGGCCGGGAGCATTTTGTGGGCATTTTCCTGGATGCCAAAAACCGGGTCCTGACATCGGAAATTCTGTTTTCCGGGACTTTGAGCGCCAGCGCAGTCTATCCCCGGGAAGTGGTGATCAAAGCGTTGCAGCATCAGTCGGCGGCAATGATTTTTGCCCACAATCATCCGTCCGGGGATGTGACCCCGTCAGCCAGTGATAAAGATATCACTCGAAAACTGGTGTTTGCCCTGGGTATGGTGGGAATTACGGTTCATGAACATTTAATTGTGGGTGGTCGGGGCGTTTACAGCTTTGCGGCCCAGGGGCTGATGGCCCGGTTTCAAAAGGAATTCAACGCATCAGATGACCAAGGAAGAAGATAAACTGCCGCCGTGTTTCGGCGAACTTGAAAAAGTGTTTCCCATGCAGGCAAACGGGTTGAGACAGACGCCGGAGTCGTGTTTTTATCATTGTCCGGTCAAAACCCGGTGTCTGAAGCAGGCCTTGGCCACTAAAGACGGGGCCAAAGTGGAAGAAGAATTAATTGATCGCAGCGAACAAGCGGGCATTATGAATTTTTTTGAACGCTGGTCCAGAAAAAAACAGGTGCACCGGCGCATTCATGCCAGGGCAAAAAAGGAGGATTGAATGAGATCGGTTCAAGAGATTGATGTGACAGGCAAGCGGGTATTTGTCCGGGTGGATTATAATCTGCCCATGGATGAACAAGGAAAGATCACCGATGATAACCGGATACGGCAGACACTGGATTTGATTGCGTATCTTCAGGACCGGCAGGCAAAAATAATTCTGGCCTCCCATCTGGGGCGGCCCAAAAACGGATATGAAAAACGATTCAGTCTGGCCCCGGTGGCCGAACATCTGTCCGCACTCTTAAAGAAAAAAGTGATGTTTGCGCCCGACTGCATCG
Above is a window of Desulfotignum balticum DSM 7044 DNA encoding:
- the radC gene encoding RadC family protein, which encodes MTETVFSKTTHKGAGHRKRLRERFLSGGLAGFHDYEVIELLLTLNTPMKDCKDAAKALLKEFKSFQAVLEADVNDLCRIPGVGPVNSLGIRLVKAVAERYLETKVVERDVVNNPDELVDYLNHTIGFKGREHFVGIFLDAKNRVLTSEILFSGTLSASAVYPREVVIKALQHQSAAMIFAHNHPSGDVTPSASDKDITRKLVFALGMVGITVHEHLIVGGRGVYSFAAQGLMARFQKEFNASDDQGRR